Part of the Paenibacillus terrae HPL-003 genome is shown below.
ATGGCGTCCGCCGCAAGAACAGCCGGATGCAACATACCCGCTTGTCTTGTCCACAGTCCGTGAGGTAGGCCATTACTCCGTGCGTACCATGACCGGCAATTGCCGTGCGCTACGCCAGCTGGCTGATGAGCCTGGTTTTATTCAGATTAGCCCGGAAGACGGAGCAGATCTGAACATTCTGGATGGAGAAATTGTTGCCATATCCTCCCGTCGGGGACGCATCATGGCACGGGCACAAATCAGTGACCGCGTGAAACAAGGCGCGACCTACATGACCTATCACTGGTGGGTTGGAGCATGTAACGAGCTGACCGCTGATTTTCTCGATCCGGTATCCAAGACCCCGGAATTAAAATACTGCGCCATTCGGCTGGAACGGATCGCCGACCAAGCACAGGCCGAGCGTGATGTGCATGAATCGTACCAACGGATTCGCAGACAAATGAACGTCCAGGAAGCTGTTTTGGCGAATAAGGTGACGAGATGAGCGGCGTACGAAACACGCTGAACCGTCCGACGAGTAGAATGGGAGCAGCCGACAGAACAAGCGCTGTCGCCTCCTCCTTCGTAGTCGCAGATGCCGGGCACTGTATTGGCTGCAAAGCCTGCGAGCTGGCATGCTTCGCCGTTCACAGTCAGGCTAACGGCATAGGCGCTTCGGTCGGAACCGTCAGCGTGCCTGTCGTACCTAAGGTGTATGTTGTACACGCCGGGGATACGTATGTGCCTGTGCAATGCCGGCATTGTGAAAATGCGCCCTGCGCACATGCCTGTCCGGTTCAGGCCATTCGACAGGAGAACGGTGTGGTCATGATTGATGAGGAGCTGTGCATCGGCTGTACCTCTTGTGTTCTGGCCTGTCCCTTCGGGGCCATTGAGGTATCTACCGTCTACCGGGAAGGACGCGTCATGACGCAGCCCGGCTTGACCGACCGTGCCGCTCACAAGGCTCTCCCCCGGACCGCCGCAGGCAAATGCGACCTGTGCGCAGGCACAAACGGAGGACAGCCTGCCTGTGTAGAAGCCTGTCCAAACGATGTACTACGGCTGGCTATAGTCGAGTCCGATCCGCTTCCCGAGCGTCGGCGGGAGGTCTTCTTCCCTCGCCTGTAAAGCCAAAATCAGCCGCAGAAAGGTAGAAAAAAGATGTCCATAACAACTAACAATGCCTCTTCGGCTCCTTGTATGGAGACGTTAGACTACACCAACCCCGTTATTCATATTGATCCCAGTATGTGTACCGGGTGTAGACGCTGTGCAGGGGTTTGTCCGGTAGATGCCATAGAAGGACAGCCCGGAGAGCCGCAAACCGTGAATGCAGACCGCTGCGTGATCTGTGGCCAATGTGTACAAATATGCAGCGTATACGCATCCGATTGGGCAGATTCATCCCCACAGGAAGCCGCCAGCAGACGACAGGAGCGTTTGCGTGAACGCGATATGCCTGTTGACATCGTAGAACCGCTATTCGCTGCCTATTATAGCGGTAGCCTAAATAAGGTAACCGACATGATGACCAAACCGGGACAGTTTCGGATCGTCCAATGTGCTCCAGCCATTCGCGTTTCAATCGCGGAGGAATTTGGTATGCCATTTGGCACGCTCACACCTGGTAAAATGGCTGCGGCCCTGCGCCGTCTTGGCTTTGATCGGGTATATGACACCAACTTTGGAGCTGATGTAACCATTATGGAGGAAGGCACCGAGCTGATTCGCCGCGTGACCGAGGGTGGACCGTTACCGATGTTTACCTCCTGCTGCCCGGCATGGGTTCGGTTCGCCGAGATTGAATATCCCGATCTGTTAGATCATCTATCCAGTTGCAAGTCGCCAATGCAAATGCTGGGAGCACTGGTCAAGACTTATGGTGCACAACTGGATGAGGTGGAGCCTGCGAATATTTACAGCGTCGCGATCATGCCATGTACCTGTAAACAATTCGAATGTGATCGTCCCGAAATGGAAGCTGACGGTTACCGTGACGTGGACGAGGTACTGACAACGCGTGAACTGGCATACTGGATCAAGGAGAGCGGCATTGATTTTATGAGTCTGCCTGATGAAGAATTCGATTCACCGCTAGGACGTTATTCAGGAGCAGGCTCCATTTTTGGTGTGACTGGGGGCGTTATGGAAGCCGCCATCCGTACAGGCTACGAGCTGCTGACGAATGAAAAGCTACCAAAACTCCAACTGGATTTTGTACGCGGTGAGGAAGGCATTCGAGTCGCGGAGGTTCAAGTGGGCGAGCTGCAGCTTAAGGTAGCGGTCGTCGCGGGGCTGCAACATGCCTATGGGCTGCTGGATCGTGTGCAGGCGGGCGAATGTGATTATCATTTTATTGAGGTAATGGGCTGTCCTGCCGGATGTATTAGCGGAGGCGGTCAACCCAAGCTCATGCTGGAAAAACAAAAAATTGAGGCTTACCGGGCACGCAAATCCTCTATTTATGGACATGATGCGGGGCTTCAAGTGCGAAAATCGCATGAAAATCCTCACATTATTAAGCTGTATGATGAATTTTTAGGTGAGCCGCTTGGTCATGTATCGCATCATTTGCTGCACACGACCTTCCAAAAGCGCGGACCAGGCAAGCAAAGTCGTAGCTGCAATGTTCTCGCTAAAGAGAATACAAGTAATTCCATTCATTAGCACGTTAAGTTAAAAGGGTGAACCACGGTGACATCCCACCTCTCCATGCTTAAAAAAAAAGCAACTGAATTTTATCCGTGTTCATCCTGAGCTCATCATGTTCTGCACCAACAAATATTGCATTTTTAAACTTTTTTATACTGTATCCATTGTATTTTGTCGCTAGTTAGAAAGGAGTCGAGTTGTATGAACCGCTTTGTTTTAGCTGATCCCGATCAGTGTATCGGTTGTCGTACCTGTGAAATCGCATGTGTCATCGCACATTCAGCGGGTAACCCTTTTATCTCGCCAGATGACGAGTTTCATTTTCACCCGCGTCTAAAGGTCATCAAATCCATTGGGGTCACTGCCCCTGTCCAATGCCGTCACTGTGAGGATGCCCCCTGCGCCAACGCTTGTCCGAACGGCTCCATTACGAACGCAGACGGCTGCATTCTCATTAACAGCGAGAGCTGCATCGGCTGCAAAACTTGTATGATCGCCTGCCCTTACGGCGCCATTACCATGGTACCCGAATATCGGGATGGGCGGCCTGTAGTTCAGGATGGACTGTACAGCAATGTTTCAGGACGTCTGCAACCCAAAGAACGCATGATTGCCAGTAAATGTGATCTGTGTGAAGGTGTAGAGGGTGGCCCCGCCTGTATTGGAAAATGCCCGACACGTGCCCTCAAGCTGGTTGAGCCTGATCTGGTTCATGCCCGTGTGGAGGAAAAACGTGCTGCGAGCGCACGCCAGTTACTACATATGACGCGCATTCCGGCAACAGGTCTATGACATGACTGAAGCCTTTCCTCTGCAAAAGGATACGCGAACCGAGCGGGATGCGCTAGGGGAAATGGAGATTCCCGCCAATGCCTGTTACGGCATTCATACCGCACGTGCGATGAACAACTTTGCGGTCAGCGGCAGACCTGTAAATCAGAAGCTGATTCATGCTTTCGTCCTGGTGAAGAAAGCAGCCGCTCAGGTGAACTGTGAGCAAAATCGGCTCCCTCCCCACCGGGCGGCTGCAATGATAGACGCCTGCGATGAATTGCTCGCCGGGCGGCATCTGGATATGTTCACAGTCGATGCCCTGCAAGGCGGTGCAGGTACCAGCACTAACATGAACGTCAACGAGGTCATTGCTAATTTGGCGATTATGCGGCTTGGTGGAAAACCCGGACAGTATGAGCTAGTACATCCGCTGGATGATGTGAACTGCTGTCAGTCCACGAACGATGTTTATCCGACAGCATTACGAATTGCAGCCATTCGACTGCTTCGTCCTTTATGTGACGCAATGGCTTCGTTACAAGAGTCTTTACAGCACAAAGAAACGGAATATGCCGATCTGCTCAAGCTAGGTCGCACACAGCTAATGGATGCCCTGCCCATGATGGCGGGGCAAGGCTTTGGTGCTTACGCAAAGGCCGTGGCACGTGACCGCTGGCGTCTCTACAAAGCCGAGGAACGGCTGCGGGAAATCCCGATTGGCGGTACGGCGATCGGCACAGGCATGAATGCGCCTCGTGTTTACAGCTATCGGATGATTGAGAAGCTGACGGACGAGACTGGCTTTGGGCTATGCCGAAGTGACCACCCGATGGACCCGATTCAGAATATGGATGTCTTTGTGGAGGTATCCGGTCTGCTCAAATCTGCTGCTGTGAACCTGTTCAAAATATCAGGCGATTTTCGCCTGCTGGCCTCCGGTCCTCTCGGCGGTATTGGCGAGTTGACTCTACCTCCAGTTCAGGCCGGATCATCCATTATGCCCGGCAAGATTAACCCGGTGATGGCTGAACTGGCAGGACTAACGGCGTTGCGCGTGATAGCCGAAGATGCAGCGATTACTATAGCGGCTGCCTCCGGGCAGCT
Proteins encoded:
- a CDS encoding aspartate ammonia-lyase; this encodes MTEAFPLQKDTRTERDALGEMEIPANACYGIHTARAMNNFAVSGRPVNQKLIHAFVLVKKAAAQVNCEQNRLPPHRAAAMIDACDELLAGRHLDMFTVDALQGGAGTSTNMNVNEVIANLAIMRLGGKPGQYELVHPLDDVNCCQSTNDVYPTALRIAAIRLLRPLCDAMASLQESLQHKETEYADLLKLGRTQLMDALPMMAGQGFGAYAKAVARDRWRLYKAEERLREIPIGGTAIGTGMNAPRVYSYRMIEKLTDETGFGLCRSDHPMDPIQNMDVFVEVSGLLKSAAVNLFKISGDFRLLASGPLGGIGELTLPPVQAGSSIMPGKINPVMAELAGLTALRVIAEDAAITIAAASGQLELNAFLPLIAESLLESLYILDGAVRLFDERCVRGLIVCEDRCSAHLRNSAVMASALVTELGYDEAASIASAAIKQGRTPEEITEERGLLTRSRIEQLCHPYTVTKPGIPGQEEGIHDGNE
- a CDS encoding [FeFe] hydrogenase, group A — its product is MSITTNNASSAPCMETLDYTNPVIHIDPSMCTGCRRCAGVCPVDAIEGQPGEPQTVNADRCVICGQCVQICSVYASDWADSSPQEAASRRQERLRERDMPVDIVEPLFAAYYSGSLNKVTDMMTKPGQFRIVQCAPAIRVSIAEEFGMPFGTLTPGKMAAALRRLGFDRVYDTNFGADVTIMEEGTELIRRVTEGGPLPMFTSCCPAWVRFAEIEYPDLLDHLSSCKSPMQMLGALVKTYGAQLDEVEPANIYSVAIMPCTCKQFECDRPEMEADGYRDVDEVLTTRELAYWIKESGIDFMSLPDEEFDSPLGRYSGAGSIFGVTGGVMEAAIRTGYELLTNEKLPKLQLDFVRGEEGIRVAEVQVGELQLKVAVVAGLQHAYGLLDRVQAGECDYHFIEVMGCPAGCISGGGQPKLMLEKQKIEAYRARKSSIYGHDAGLQVRKSHENPHIIKLYDEFLGEPLGHVSHHLLHTTFQKRGPGKQSRSCNVLAKENTSNSIH
- a CDS encoding 4Fe-4S dicluster domain-containing protein is translated as MNRFVLADPDQCIGCRTCEIACVIAHSAGNPFISPDDEFHFHPRLKVIKSIGVTAPVQCRHCEDAPCANACPNGSITNADGCILINSESCIGCKTCMIACPYGAITMVPEYRDGRPVVQDGLYSNVSGRLQPKERMIASKCDLCEGVEGGPACIGKCPTRALKLVEPDLVHARVEEKRAASARQLLHMTRIPATGL
- a CDS encoding 4Fe-4S dicluster domain-containing protein, whose translation is MSGVRNTLNRPTSRMGAADRTSAVASSFVVADAGHCIGCKACELACFAVHSQANGIGASVGTVSVPVVPKVYVVHAGDTYVPVQCRHCENAPCAHACPVQAIRQENGVVMIDEELCIGCTSCVLACPFGAIEVSTVYREGRVMTQPGLTDRAAHKALPRTAAGKCDLCAGTNGGQPACVEACPNDVLRLAIVESDPLPERRREVFFPRL